One genomic segment of Gemmatimonadota bacterium includes these proteins:
- a CDS encoding glutaminyl-peptide cyclotransferase — protein sequence MRARALRPLPLLLTAALLGCPGEPPPPADYEVTGRYPHDRSSYTQGLVWSDGILYESVGRYANSDLRRVTLETGAVEARTALTSDKFAEGLALLGGRLYQLTWKEQIAYVYDAATLAPLDSVRYEGEGWGLATDGTGLWMSDGSDSLRLLDPATFATRRVVKVRLNGRPLSRINEMEWDEGTLLANVYETDRIVRIDPATGEVLRTYDFEGLYPDRPPEVDVLNGIAKSPVPGEFLVTGKYWPTVYRVRLK from the coding sequence ATGCGTGCCCGTGCCCTCCGCCCCCTGCCCCTCCTCCTCACCGCCGCCCTCCTCGGCTGCCCCGGCGAGCCCCCGCCGCCCGCCGACTACGAGGTCACGGGCCGATACCCTCACGACCGGTCGTCCTACACGCAGGGGCTCGTCTGGTCGGACGGCATCCTGTATGAGAGTGTCGGCCGCTACGCGAACTCCGATCTCCGTCGGGTCACCCTCGAGACCGGCGCGGTGGAAGCCCGGACCGCCCTGACGAGCGACAAGTTCGCCGAGGGGCTGGCCCTGCTGGGTGGCAGGCTTTACCAGCTCACCTGGAAGGAGCAGATCGCCTACGTGTACGACGCGGCGACGCTCGCCCCGCTCGATTCGGTCCGGTACGAAGGCGAGGGCTGGGGGCTCGCGACCGACGGCACCGGCCTCTGGATGAGCGACGGCTCCGACTCGTTGCGACTGCTCGATCCGGCCACCTTCGCCACGCGCCGCGTGGTGAAGGTGCGGCTGAACGGGCGTCCACTCTCGCGGATCAACGAGATGGAGTGGGACGAGGGCACGTTGCTCGCGAACGTCTACGAGACCGACCGCATCGTCCGGATCGATCCCGCGACCGGCGAGGTCCTGCGCACGTATGATTTCGAAGGCCTGTACCCCGACCGACCGCCTGAAGTCGACGTCCTGAACGGCATCGCCAAGTCCCCCGTGCCGGGCGAGTTCCTCGTCACCGGGAAGTATTGGCCGACGGTGTACCGGGTGCGACTGAAGTGA
- a CDS encoding DUF4118 domain-containing protein, whose amino-acid sequence MIPCLTAHVSGPDAVAGPVYIVLVLPIGLAAYFGGFGPGLLSTLLTTLGAEVVLLEPVGGLFGAPLRMRLGLLMLGVIGVLVSLAARPLPKPFSVQALLDAVRRTLDTALV is encoded by the coding sequence GTGATTCCCTGTCTCACTGCCCATGTCTCCGGTCCGGACGCGGTCGCCGGACCGGTCTACATCGTGCTGGTGCTGCCCATCGGCCTGGCCGCCTACTTCGGCGGGTTCGGGCCCGGACTCCTCTCGACGTTGCTCACGACGCTCGGCGCCGAGGTGGTCCTCCTTGAGCCGGTCGGTGGGTTGTTCGGTGCCCCGCTCCGGATGCGTCTCGGTCTCCTGATGCTCGGGGTCATCGGTGTCCTGGTGAGTCTCGCGGCGCGCCCGCTGCCCAAGCCGTTCAGCGTGCAAGCCCTGCTCGACGCCGTGCGCCGGACACTCGACACCGCCCTCGTCTGA
- a CDS encoding DUF937 domain-containing protein, with the protein MNVTDLLSQAGGLQSIARELGVTEQQASSGAAALVPAILGGFKKRAQSQPGGAAGLGGLLQQLGGADLLDNVVSAQPTDVSRGNDVLGAIFGSKDVSRAVAQQASAQSGLGPDVLKKMLPMLAMAVSGMMAKGAPSAAPSAPAAGGLGGMLGGMLGGQAGNALSALTGGNATGGAGGFGGLMSMLDADGDGNPLDDIMKMVGKARG; encoded by the coding sequence ATGAACGTCACCGATCTCCTCTCGCAGGCCGGCGGCCTGCAGTCCATCGCGCGCGAACTCGGTGTCACCGAGCAGCAGGCCTCGAGCGGCGCGGCCGCGCTCGTCCCCGCCATCCTCGGCGGCTTCAAGAAGCGGGCGCAGTCGCAGCCCGGTGGTGCCGCCGGACTCGGCGGCCTGTTGCAGCAGCTCGGCGGTGCGGACCTGCTCGACAACGTCGTCTCGGCCCAACCCACGGATGTCTCGCGCGGCAATGACGTGCTCGGCGCCATCTTCGGCAGCAAGGACGTGAGCCGTGCGGTCGCGCAGCAGGCCTCCGCGCAGTCTGGTCTCGGCCCCGACGTGCTGAAGAAGATGCTGCCGATGCTCGCGATGGCGGTGAGCGGCATGATGGCGAAGGGCGCGCCGAGTGCCGCCCCATCGGCGCCGGCGGCTGGCGGACTCGGCGGGATGCTCGGAGGGATGCTCGGCGGCCAGGCCGGCAACGCGTTGTCGGCGCTCACGGGCGGCAACGCCACGGGCGGCGCCGGGGGCTTCGGTGGCCTGATGTCGATGCTCGACGCCGACGGCGATGGCAATCCGCTCGACGACATCATGAAGATGGTGGGGAAGGCGCGCGGCTGA
- a CDS encoding carboxypeptidase regulatory-like domain-containing protein has protein sequence MRHVRRPLSASPLAGVVLASFMLASVAPRGVQAQRVAGTVVDTAGRAIVDADVILGADLRTRTDSTGAFALAVTARGAQRLRVRFIGFRPYETSVDARDANAGALRIRLVRMPQLLGEVRITDVNACERNTLRGFECRRAIGRGMYRDAGELRALRPSAWADMLDGIPSLRRQPVMTPDGLDWRAMAPPSRCLVEIFNGEDPQFDGHVRKVPVEELIPRDVVAIEYYDEYQKVPEALQRFAWPRESANGCSLLVYWLREAPARGRRPAGGTPTVIRRP, from the coding sequence ATGCGACACGTTCGGCGCCCGCTGAGCGCATCCCCGCTCGCCGGGGTCGTGCTCGCGTCGTTCATGCTCGCGTCGGTCGCTCCGCGCGGCGTGCAGGCCCAACGCGTCGCCGGGACGGTCGTCGACACCGCGGGTCGCGCGATCGTCGACGCCGACGTGATCCTCGGAGCGGACCTGCGCACGCGGACCGACTCCACCGGCGCCTTCGCGCTCGCCGTCACCGCACGCGGCGCGCAGCGACTGCGGGTGCGCTTCATCGGCTTCCGCCCCTACGAGACGAGCGTCGACGCCCGCGACGCCAACGCGGGCGCGCTCCGGATTCGCCTGGTGCGCATGCCTCAGCTCCTCGGCGAGGTTCGCATCACCGACGTGAACGCCTGCGAACGCAACACGCTGCGTGGGTTCGAGTGCCGGCGCGCGATCGGACGCGGGATGTACCGCGATGCCGGCGAGCTCCGCGCGCTCCGCCCCTCCGCCTGGGCCGACATGCTCGACGGGATCCCGAGCCTCCGGCGCCAACCCGTGATGACGCCGGACGGCCTCGACTGGCGCGCCATGGCGCCACCGAGCCGCTGCCTCGTCGAGATCTTCAACGGCGAGGACCCGCAGTTCGACGGGCACGTCCGGAAGGTGCCGGTGGAGGAACTCATCCCCCGGGACGTGGTCGCCATCGAGTATTACGACGAGTACCAGAAGGTCCCGGAGGCGCTCCAGCGCTTCGCGTGGCCACGGGAATCCGCGAACGGCTGTTCGCTTCTTGTCTACTGGCTCCGCGAGGCGCCGGCGCGCGGTCGACGCCCGGCCGGCGGCACCCCTACGGTGATCCGGCGCCCGTAG
- a CDS encoding zinc metallopeptidase, whose amino-acid sequence MKWRDTGRSSNLEDRRGGGGGRKAGIGIAGIVLALVISAVTGANPLEVLGVMSGGAGAPAASEAPVEDAREEPMVRFLSSALDDAQAMWAQKLAAEGTAYPAAKLVLFRGAVQSACGDASSAMGPFYCPGDQKVYIDLAFYEELSRNYGAPGDFAQVYVLAHEIGHHVQSVRGTESQLRRAQRADPGSENALSVRMELQADCYAGVWANTVAQRGDLERGDMEEGLGAAAAVGDDRLQQQAGREVRPESFTHGSSAERMRWFKAGFDSGEPRSCDTFGAR is encoded by the coding sequence ATGAAGTGGCGCGACACGGGTCGCTCGTCCAATCTCGAGGATCGCCGCGGCGGCGGTGGCGGCCGCAAGGCCGGCATCGGCATCGCCGGCATCGTGCTGGCGCTCGTGATCTCCGCCGTGACCGGGGCGAACCCCCTCGAGGTGCTCGGCGTGATGAGCGGTGGCGCGGGCGCGCCCGCCGCGAGCGAGGCACCCGTTGAGGACGCCCGCGAGGAGCCGATGGTGCGCTTCCTGTCGTCGGCGCTGGATGACGCGCAGGCCATGTGGGCGCAGAAGCTCGCGGCCGAGGGGACAGCGTATCCCGCGGCGAAGCTCGTGCTCTTCCGCGGGGCGGTGCAGTCGGCCTGCGGCGACGCCTCGTCGGCGATGGGGCCGTTCTACTGCCCGGGCGACCAGAAGGTCTACATCGACCTCGCCTTCTACGAGGAGCTGTCGCGCAACTACGGAGCGCCCGGCGACTTCGCGCAGGTGTATGTGCTCGCGCACGAGATCGGGCATCATGTCCAGTCGGTGCGCGGCACCGAATCGCAACTGCGCCGGGCCCAGCGCGCCGATCCGGGGAGCGAGAACGCGCTCAGCGTACGGATGGAGCTCCAGGCGGACTGCTACGCGGGCGTGTGGGCCAACACCGTCGCCCAGCGCGGTGACCTCGAACGCGGCGACATGGAGGAGGGACTCGGCGCCGCTGCCGCGGTGGGAGACGATCGCCTGCAGCAACAGGCCGGCCGCGAGGTGCGTCCCGAGAGCTTCACGCATGGATCGAGCGCGGAGCGGATGCGCTGGTTCAAGGCGGGGTTCGACTCGGGCGAACCCCGGTCATGCGACACGTTCGGCGCCCGCTGA
- a CDS encoding DUF3465 domain-containing protein: MIPARRRVVSLVIIFGVITFRWLQSEHIETPDAPQREQRVERPREPRGDQQLEGVGIVSRVLPDDDDGSRHQRFILTLANGRTLLVAHNIDLAPRLTGLDRGDTVAFFGEFEPNAEGGVVHWTHRDPAGRHVAGWLRHEGRTVQ, from the coding sequence GTGATCCCCGCCCGACGCAGGGTCGTCTCGCTCGTCATCATCTTCGGCGTCATCACGTTCCGGTGGCTCCAGAGCGAGCACATCGAGACTCCGGACGCCCCGCAACGCGAACAGCGAGTCGAACGACCGCGCGAGCCGCGGGGCGACCAGCAACTCGAGGGCGTCGGCATCGTCAGTCGTGTCCTTCCCGACGATGACGACGGGAGCCGACACCAGCGCTTCATCCTCACGCTCGCGAACGGACGGACGTTGCTCGTCGCGCACAACATCGACCTCGCGCCGCGCCTCACCGGCCTGGATCGCGGCGACACCGTCGCCTTCTTCGGCGAGTTCGAACCGAACGCCGAGGGCGGCGTGGTCCACTGGACCCACCGCGATCCGGCCGGCCGGCACGTGGCCGGCTGGCTCCGGCACGAGGGGCGCACTGTCCAATAA
- a CDS encoding DinB family protein encodes MRKLIAALSLALVFAAPVAAQGVMADMHTDLNDTEKKFVDLANAIPESAYDWRPAPGVRSIREVLLHVVSDNYLLPIMMGKPAPASSGITSDFNTATAFEKRPMTRAQIAAELHASFLHLHQALALTTDANLSATVKMFGQDFTRHRASLLAITHLHEHLGQFIAYARSNNVTPPWSR; translated from the coding sequence ATGCGCAAGCTGATCGCCGCGCTGTCGCTCGCTCTCGTCTTCGCCGCCCCGGTCGCGGCTCAGGGCGTGATGGCCGACATGCACACCGACCTGAATGACACGGAGAAGAAGTTCGTCGATCTGGCGAACGCGATCCCGGAATCGGCGTACGACTGGCGTCCCGCTCCGGGCGTCCGGTCGATCCGCGAGGTGCTGCTGCATGTCGTGTCGGACAACTACCTCCTGCCGATCATGATGGGGAAGCCGGCGCCGGCCTCTAGCGGCATCACGAGCGACTTCAACACGGCGACCGCCTTCGAGAAGCGGCCGATGACCCGTGCGCAGATCGCTGCCGAGCTGCATGCGTCGTTCCTCCACCTGCACCAGGCGCTGGCGCTCACGACCGACGCGAACCTCTCGGCGACGGTGAAGATGTTCGGCCAGGACTTCACCCGTCACCGCGCCTCGCTTCTCGCGATCACGCACCTCCACGAGCACCTCGGACAGTTCATCGCCTACGCGCGATCGAACAACGTCACGCCACCCTGGAGCCGCTGA
- a CDS encoding PQQ-dependent sugar dehydrogenase, producing the protein MTPTILRRSVSLALLALAACGSDEPTSGGPGPVPVTDVPALARTTVLSGRSGPWDIAFSADGSMFFTEKCAGLSVRRPDGSITRLFGTAGSALVAPDFFCLGQSGMHGVALDPAFATNRRIYVYMPSDLTSNPRTNRVVRLELDAGFTTASARTDIVTGIPLKDAANAVGGAGSHSGGRLRFGPDGFLYIGTGDNHNPILPQHPTLLGGKVLRVTTTGAAAPGNNAPVGFDARIFSYGHRNVQGLAFRPSDGRAFSAEHGPNHSDEVTPLVAGGNGGWDPQSRPALSCPDGYCGYAGNPTSMPMTDIARFPSAVVPAWNNSATSQGMGPAAFLDGPQWRAWNGRLAVGIMGGQRLMILELNAAGIATAATDAGLPAARYRALTQGPDGNLYIATDAGEIWRVTPSVASDPRP; encoded by the coding sequence ATGACCCCCACCATCCTCCGCCGCTCCGTGTCGCTCGCCCTTCTCGCGCTCGCTGCCTGCGGCAGCGACGAACCGACCTCGGGCGGGCCCGGTCCGGTCCCCGTCACGGACGTGCCCGCCTTGGCGCGCACGACGGTCCTCTCCGGCCGAAGCGGGCCATGGGACATCGCCTTCTCGGCCGACGGCTCGATGTTCTTCACCGAGAAGTGCGCAGGGCTCTCGGTCCGGCGTCCCGACGGGAGCATCACGCGCCTCTTCGGAACCGCGGGAAGCGCACTCGTCGCGCCCGACTTCTTCTGTCTGGGCCAGAGCGGGATGCACGGGGTGGCCCTCGATCCGGCCTTCGCGACCAATCGACGCATCTACGTCTACATGCCGTCCGACCTGACGTCGAATCCGCGCACCAATCGCGTCGTGCGGCTCGAACTCGACGCAGGGTTCACGACGGCGAGTGCGCGGACCGACATCGTCACCGGCATCCCGCTGAAGGATGCCGCGAACGCCGTCGGCGGCGCGGGCTCGCACAGCGGCGGCCGCCTCCGCTTCGGCCCGGACGGCTTCCTCTACATCGGCACGGGGGACAACCACAACCCGATCCTGCCGCAGCACCCGACGTTGCTCGGCGGCAAGGTGCTCCGCGTGACCACCACCGGCGCCGCGGCCCCCGGGAACAACGCCCCCGTGGGCTTCGACGCACGCATCTTCTCGTACGGCCATCGCAATGTGCAGGGGCTCGCGTTCCGGCCGAGCGACGGACGCGCGTTCAGTGCCGAGCACGGGCCCAACCACAGCGACGAGGTCACGCCGCTGGTCGCCGGCGGCAACGGCGGGTGGGATCCGCAATCGCGACCAGCGCTCAGCTGTCCCGATGGGTACTGCGGATACGCGGGGAACCCGACCTCGATGCCGATGACGGATATCGCGCGCTTCCCGTCCGCCGTGGTGCCGGCCTGGAACAACAGCGCGACCTCCCAGGGCATGGGGCCGGCCGCGTTCCTCGACGGGCCGCAGTGGCGCGCGTGGAACGGACGACTCGCGGTGGGGATCATGGGGGGGCAGCGCCTGATGATCCTCGAGCTCAACGCGGCGGGGATCGCGACCGCGGCGACCGACGCCGGCCTTCCCGCAGCGCGGTACCGCGCGCTCACCCAGGGCCCCGACGGCAACCTCTACATCGCGACGGACGCGGGCGAGATCTGGCGCGTCACGCCGTCGGTGGCGAGCGACCCGCGGCCGTAG
- a CDS encoding carboxypeptidase regulatory-like domain-containing protein — MRLRPTLLLSCLLAAACQRATLARAPLGPTSGGLVSGTVRDSASRAPLAGALVQLVSADPGITVTRATRSDPLGGYRIDSVPPGRYSVGFLHERLDSLGLQAPVRLVSVREGRVTRFDLVSPAARVLRATYCPGKPTTGAVVIGVVRRASDRTPVANAEVVGEWLEFIMSGTALRRQQPALYARTADDGGYVLCNVPLEGSVFVSANIGADTTDRIELLSDRSGVMRRDLYVGPVRSTTGDGTPAARRQRAGDGALRGSIRTADGDQPLPNALVRIVDGPQVRTNARGEWTLAQVPDGTRVLEVRALGYYPVSQPVDVLAGTPPVRIAMMTFQSVLDTVRVVAARDADRSGGGFARRSRSLGGGSFVDAAQIRARGGVTTTEIFRSMNGVRLDGVGYERTILLRGAFGECAPSVYVDGLYMAKPTADEIDLIAPRQTITAIEVYAEGTAPAEFARALDGCGAIVIWTRPVRQGRRPR, encoded by the coding sequence ATGCGGCTGCGGCCCACGCTCCTCCTCTCGTGCCTCCTCGCCGCCGCGTGCCAGCGCGCGACGCTCGCGCGCGCGCCGCTCGGGCCGACCTCCGGCGGCCTGGTGAGCGGCACGGTGCGCGACAGCGCCTCGCGCGCCCCGCTCGCTGGTGCGCTGGTGCAGCTGGTCTCCGCCGATCCCGGTATCACCGTCACGCGCGCGACGCGCAGCGATCCGCTGGGCGGCTATCGGATCGATTCCGTGCCGCCCGGCCGCTATTCGGTCGGCTTCCTGCATGAGCGACTCGATTCGCTCGGGCTGCAGGCGCCGGTGCGGCTCGTCAGCGTGCGCGAGGGTCGCGTCACGCGCTTCGACCTCGTCTCGCCGGCTGCGCGGGTGCTGCGCGCGACCTACTGTCCCGGGAAGCCGACGACCGGCGCCGTGGTGATCGGCGTGGTACGCCGGGCGAGCGACCGCACTCCGGTCGCGAACGCCGAGGTGGTGGGGGAGTGGCTGGAGTTCATCATGAGCGGGACTGCGTTGCGGCGGCAGCAGCCGGCACTGTACGCGCGCACCGCCGACGACGGCGGCTATGTGCTCTGCAACGTGCCGCTCGAGGGCAGCGTCTTCGTGAGTGCCAACATCGGGGCGGACACGACGGACCGCATTGAACTGCTGTCCGACCGTTCCGGCGTGATGCGGCGCGATCTCTACGTCGGGCCGGTGCGATCGACCACAGGCGACGGCACGCCCGCCGCGCGGCGCCAGCGCGCGGGGGACGGGGCGCTGCGCGGCAGCATCCGCACCGCAGACGGCGACCAGCCGTTGCCGAATGCACTGGTCCGGATCGTCGATGGTCCGCAGGTGCGCACGAATGCGCGCGGAGAATGGACGCTCGCGCAGGTCCCCGACGGTACTCGGGTGCTCGAGGTGCGGGCGCTCGGCTACTATCCGGTCTCGCAGCCGGTCGATGTGCTGGCGGGGACGCCGCCGGTGCGGATCGCGATGATGACGTTCCAGTCGGTGCTCGATACGGTTCGCGTCGTCGCCGCGCGTGATGCCGACCGGAGCGGGGGCGGATTCGCGCGTCGCAGCCGCTCGCTCGGCGGTGGCAGCTTCGTCGACGCGGCGCAGATCCGCGCGCGGGGCGGCGTCACCACCACCGAAATCTTCCGGTCGATGAACGGCGTGCGGCTCGACGGCGTAGGCTACGAGCGCACCATCCTCCTGCGTGGTGCCTTCGGCGAGTGCGCGCCGAGCGTCTACGTTGACGGGCTCTACATGGCGAAGCCCACCGCGGACGAGATCGATCTCATCGCGCCGCGGCAGACGATCACCGCGATCGAGGTATATGCCGAAGGCACCGCACCCGCCGAGTTCGCTCGCGCGCTCGACGGGTGCGGGGCCATCGTGATCTGGACGCGGCCGGTCCGGCAGGGGCGCCGGCCGCGCTGA
- a CDS encoding GGDEF domain-containing protein, with protein sequence MTAPAPRLRSITPSFTAGVAAPPVWVKPDHTLEAAGVEGEIVVARVRVLVMGLLLIAPLWNVAHAPQEPIHLTGFSITLLAWFISIGIWRAIAAGRWRPWIGFASSAFDVTMVSIALTSFFVVSSPLVALNSKVTFEMYFLAITATSLRYDARICIGAGALAGLQYGGLWVAGSLGYDLYDPSYVAQAGPYLPVDLATRLLLLSIATLLSVTLVQRAQRLLYLAARDRLTGLFNRGHFDTALDQAISASSRSGQPLALAILDIDHFKRINDEHGHARGDQAIRIIADRLANGMRRSDIVARYGGEEFVVLMPGTPPESALLRIEAIRREIAAVPIELGEGRVLHINFSAGVAGSPTDGSMERTPAAGGLGTPDALLVLADERLLAAKRAGRARCYGPGTILQAAPPARRSSGALRLR encoded by the coding sequence ATGACCGCCCCCGCCCCTCGCCTGCGCTCCATCACGCCGAGCTTCACCGCCGGCGTCGCGGCGCCTCCCGTCTGGGTCAAACCCGACCATACGCTCGAGGCCGCCGGCGTCGAGGGTGAGATCGTCGTCGCGCGGGTGCGCGTGCTGGTCATGGGGTTGCTCCTCATCGCGCCCCTCTGGAACGTCGCGCATGCGCCGCAGGAGCCCATTCACCTCACCGGCTTCAGCATCACCCTGCTGGCGTGGTTCATCTCCATCGGCATCTGGCGCGCCATCGCGGCCGGCCGATGGCGCCCCTGGATCGGCTTCGCGTCGAGCGCTTTCGACGTCACGATGGTCAGCATCGCCCTCACCAGCTTCTTCGTCGTGAGCTCGCCGCTCGTCGCGCTCAACTCGAAGGTCACCTTCGAGATGTACTTCCTCGCCATCACCGCGACGAGCCTCCGCTACGACGCCCGCATCTGCATCGGCGCCGGGGCGCTCGCCGGGCTCCAGTACGGGGGACTCTGGGTCGCGGGCTCGCTCGGCTATGACCTGTACGACCCCTCGTACGTCGCGCAGGCCGGTCCGTACCTGCCCGTGGACCTCGCCACGCGGCTCCTCCTGCTCTCGATCGCGACCCTCCTCTCGGTGACGCTCGTGCAGCGGGCCCAGCGGCTGCTCTACCTCGCGGCGCGCGACCGGCTCACCGGTCTCTTCAACCGCGGCCACTTCGACACCGCGCTCGACCAGGCGATCAGCGCGTCGTCGCGGAGCGGACAGCCGCTCGCCCTGGCGATCCTCGACATCGACCACTTCAAGCGGATCAACGACGAGCACGGCCACGCGCGCGGCGACCAGGCCATCCGCATCATCGCCGACCGGCTCGCCAACGGCATGCGCCGGTCCGACATCGTCGCGCGCTATGGCGGCGAAGAGTTCGTGGTGCTCATGCCGGGGACCCCGCCGGAGTCGGCGCTGCTGCGCATCGAGGCGATCCGGCGCGAGATCGCGGCTGTGCCGATCGAACTGGGCGAGGGCCGAGTGCTGCACATCAACTTCTCCGCGGGCGTCGCGGGCTCACCGACGGACGGCAGCATGGAGCGCACGCCAGCGGCCGGCGGACTCGGCACCCCGGATGCGCTCCTCGTGCTCGCGGACGAGCGGCTCCTCGCGGCCAAGCGCGCGGGGCGGGCCCGCTGCTACGGGCCGGGGACGATCCTCCAGGCCGCGCCGCCCGCGCGCCGCTCCTCGGGCGCGCTCCGACTCCGCTAG